The Aedes aegypti strain LVP_AGWG chromosome 3, AaegL5.0 Primary Assembly, whole genome shotgun sequence genome contains a region encoding:
- the LOC110678681 gene encoding protein tipE: MRSGSSELLLEQQAEELRKKKLLELAAAKKAKNGPAPKRTLRENASFYTTSSLAFLSVTAGASLLFLVPLYVDPAISTLVGDFVERPTMCVTTRREDMTGLFNCSWSSCREGCTSDVFKCTHIYVTFIDDLNFTFPFNATPSELFNLTDIERSEEAILLVNIKGCGYPPTVKCKNFTDLYGFEGAVFPCYYSKQNKTVVMTSYNREEQVQTIIHFFVVPFIITVVSSVFLCVMHCDCRCKKERRRRHRHRRPRIENLSDSSISTRVDMLTPAIEVYKPPL; encoded by the coding sequence ATGAGGAGTGGTAGCTCAGAACTTCTGCTCGAGCAACAAGCAGAAGAGCTACGGAAGAAAAAGCTGCTAGAGCTAGCGGCTGCCAAGAAGGCGAAGAATGGTCCAGCACCCAAGCGAACGCTGCGCGAAAATGCCAGCTTCTACACGACTTCCAGTTTGGCGTTCCTTTCGGTGACAGCCGGGGCATCGCTACTGTTTCTGGTTCCTCTCTATGTCGATCCGGCAATCTCGACGCTAGTCGGCGACTTTGTCGAACGGCCCACAATGTGTGTTACGACGCGGCGCGAAGATATGACTGGGTTGTTCAACTGCTCGTGGAGTTCGTGTCGCGAAGGTTGCACCTCGGATGTGTTCAAGTGCACTCATATCTATGTGACGTTCATCGACGATCTGAACTTTACGTTCCCTTTCAATGCGACGCCCTCGGAGCTGTTCAATCTGACCGATATCGAGCGGTCGGAGGAAGCGATCCTGCTGGTGAACATCAAAGGCTGCGGCTACCCGCCGACGGTCAAGtgcaaaaatttcaccgatCTGTACGGCTTCGAGGGCGCAGTCTTTCCGTGTTACTACTCGAAGCAGAATAAAACGGTCGTGATGACCTCCTACAACCGGGAGGAACAGGTGCAGACGATCATACACTTTTTCGTGGTTCCATTCATCATCACGGTCGTCTCGTCGGTGTTTCTCTGCGTAATGCACTGTGATTGTAGATGTAAGAAGGAACGACGACGACGGCATCGACACCGGCGGCCTAGGATAGAGAATTTAAG